A genomic region of Micromonospora sp. NBC_01796 contains the following coding sequences:
- a CDS encoding MFS transporter: MSTPPTRTRWLALGVIATGMLMVILDGSIVTVAMPAIQADLGFSPTDLSWVVNAYLVPFGSLLLLAGRLGDLVGRRRLFLTGIAVFTAASLLAGVATTPGVLIAARFGQGVGSAMSASVSLGILVTLFVEPAERGRAIAVFSFTGAAGASIGSVLGGLLTDSLSWHWIFFINLPIGLAALAVALRVLPADRGLGLGAGADAIGAVLVTAGLVLGIFTVVKVDAYGWTSVRTLGSGALAAALLAGFVVRQATARHPLMPLRIFRSRAVSGANLVQVLMVAALFSFQILVALYLQRVRGYGAAATGLAMLPAATVIGAVSLGVSARLNRRFGERNVLVAGILLLIGMLGWLSRIPVHADYVTDLLPVMLLASGFGLALPALTALGMSGAGDDNAGLASGLFNTTQQLGMALGVAVLSTLAATRTDGLLGGGASEAVALTGGYRLAFTVGAGLLVAALLVTLTALRRPEQLRADPVERHAPAAAAHG; encoded by the coding sequence GTGTCCACTCCCCCCACCCGAACCCGCTGGCTGGCCCTCGGGGTCATCGCCACCGGGATGCTGATGGTCATCCTCGACGGCAGCATCGTCACCGTGGCGATGCCGGCGATCCAGGCCGACCTCGGCTTCTCCCCGACCGACCTGAGCTGGGTGGTCAACGCCTACCTGGTCCCCTTCGGCAGCCTGCTGCTGCTGGCCGGACGGCTGGGCGACCTGGTCGGGCGCAGGCGGCTGTTCCTCACCGGGATCGCGGTCTTCACCGCGGCCTCGCTGCTGGCCGGCGTGGCCACCACGCCCGGGGTGCTGATCGCGGCCCGGTTCGGCCAGGGCGTCGGCAGTGCGATGAGCGCCTCGGTCAGCCTCGGCATCCTGGTGACGCTCTTCGTCGAGCCCGCCGAACGGGGCAGGGCGATCGCCGTCTTCAGCTTCACCGGTGCCGCCGGGGCCTCGATCGGCTCGGTGCTCGGCGGCCTGCTCACCGACTCGCTGAGCTGGCACTGGATCTTCTTCATCAACCTCCCGATCGGGCTCGCCGCGCTCGCGGTCGCCCTGCGGGTGCTGCCGGCCGACCGTGGGCTCGGGCTGGGCGCGGGTGCCGACGCCATCGGTGCCGTACTGGTCACCGCCGGGCTGGTGCTCGGCATCTTCACCGTCGTCAAGGTCGACGCGTACGGGTGGACCTCGGTCCGTACGCTCGGCTCCGGTGCGCTCGCCGCCGCCCTGCTCGCCGGATTCGTGGTCCGCCAGGCGACCGCGCGTCACCCGCTCATGCCGTTGCGGATCTTCCGGTCGCGTGCCGTTTCCGGGGCGAACCTGGTCCAGGTGCTGATGGTGGCGGCACTCTTCTCGTTCCAGATCCTGGTCGCCCTCTACCTCCAGCGGGTACGCGGGTACGGCGCCGCGGCGACCGGCCTGGCGATGCTCCCGGCGGCGACCGTCATCGGTGCGGTCTCGCTCGGTGTCTCCGCCCGGCTCAACCGCCGGTTCGGCGAGCGGAACGTGCTGGTGGCCGGCATCCTGCTGCTGATCGGGATGCTCGGCTGGCTGAGCCGGATCCCGGTGCACGCCGACTACGTCACCGACCTGCTTCCGGTGATGCTGCTCGCCTCGGGGTTCGGGCTCGCCCTGCCGGCGTTGACCGCGCTCGGCATGTCGGGTGCGGGCGACGACAACGCCGGGCTCGCCTCCGGACTGTTCAACACCACCCAGCAGCTCGGCATGGCGTTGGGGGTCGCCGTGCTCTCCACCCTCGCGGCCACCCGTACGGACGGATTGCTGGGCGGGGGCGCGAGCGAGGCGGTGGCGCTGACCGGTGGCTACCGGCTGGCCTTCACGGTCGGCGCCGGGTTGCTCGTCGCCGCCCTCCTTGTCACGCTCACCGCACTGCGCCGCCCCGAGCAGCTTCGCGCCGACCCGGTGGAGCGGCACGCACCGGCGGCAGCCGCACACGGCTGA
- a CDS encoding MarR family winged helix-turn-helix transcriptional regulator, protein MTAMAPTRTEPDLSFLLDHTSHVLRTRMAAALAEIGLTARMHCVLVHALAEERTQIQLAELGDMDKTTMVVTVDALEKAGLAERRASATDRRARIIAVTPEGARVAEQSQRIVDRVHEEALGALPADERKVFLRALDRLVTGHLASPVEHPQPVRRARQRGN, encoded by the coding sequence ATGACCGCGATGGCACCGACCCGGACCGAACCGGATCTGTCGTTCCTGCTGGACCACACCAGCCATGTGCTGCGGACCCGGATGGCGGCGGCGCTCGCCGAGATCGGGCTCACCGCGCGGATGCACTGCGTGCTGGTGCACGCCCTGGCGGAGGAGCGGACCCAGATCCAGCTCGCCGAGCTGGGCGACATGGACAAGACCACGATGGTGGTGACGGTCGACGCGCTGGAGAAGGCGGGGCTGGCCGAGCGCCGGGCCTCCGCCACCGACCGGCGGGCCCGGATCATCGCGGTCACCCCGGAGGGCGCGCGGGTGGCCGAGCAGAGTCAGCGGATCGTCGACCGGGTGCACGAGGAAGCACTGGGCGCCCTTCCTGCCGACGAGCGCAAGGTCTTCCTGCGCGCCCTGGACCGCCTGGTCACCGGGCATCTGGCCAGCCCGGTCGAGCACCCCCAACCGGTACGCCGAGCCCGCCAGCGCGGGAACTAG
- a CDS encoding FAD-dependent monooxygenase: MTQRAGIIGGGIGGLATAIMLQRAGWTVRVCEKAPTPVGTGTALGMWPESLRALDVLGLGEEVRQRGARQHHGNFLRPDGTRIARLDVGAMARRSGDSVYLISRPALLGLLAGALAPGTVAFDSPVTDLAAYRTGFDVVVAADGVFSRTRTAIFGPGSAARYVGATAWRGTVDGATDSVNETWGRGQRFGITPREDGRTNWYASALTPPGGRSPEGELAALRARFGDWHAGVRQVLSRLRPAEILRHDLYHLAPSLPTYLDGNVVLIGDAAHAMTPDLGRGAGEALVDAVTLGRCLIGGSSIAAGLAEYENLRRRPTQRLARLSHRVGRVAQARRFTPVRDAAVRLALSFGPPA, from the coding sequence ATGACACAGCGAGCGGGCATCATCGGCGGCGGAATCGGCGGACTGGCGACAGCGATCATGCTGCAACGGGCCGGCTGGACGGTACGGGTCTGCGAGAAGGCACCCACCCCCGTCGGCACGGGCACCGCGCTCGGGATGTGGCCGGAATCGCTGCGTGCGCTCGACGTACTCGGGCTCGGCGAGGAGGTACGCCAGCGGGGCGCCCGGCAGCACCACGGCAACTTCCTGCGTCCGGACGGGACCCGGATCGCCCGCCTGGACGTGGGCGCGATGGCCCGACGCAGCGGCGACTCGGTGTACCTGATCTCCCGTCCGGCCCTGCTCGGGCTGCTCGCCGGGGCACTCGCCCCCGGAACGGTCGCCTTCGACAGCCCGGTGACCGACCTGGCCGCGTACCGGACCGGGTTCGACGTGGTGGTGGCGGCCGACGGCGTGTTCAGCCGCACCCGTACCGCGATCTTCGGTCCGGGCAGCGCCGCCCGGTACGTGGGCGCCACCGCCTGGCGGGGCACCGTGGACGGGGCGACCGACTCGGTGAACGAAACCTGGGGTCGCGGGCAGCGCTTCGGCATCACCCCGCGCGAGGACGGCCGGACCAACTGGTACGCGAGCGCCCTGACCCCGCCCGGTGGACGCTCCCCCGAGGGCGAGTTGGCGGCACTGCGGGCCAGGTTCGGTGACTGGCACGCGGGCGTACGGCAGGTGTTGAGCCGGCTCCGACCCGCGGAGATCCTCCGCCACGACCTCTACCATCTCGCCCCGTCGCTACCGACTTACCTCGACGGGAACGTGGTCCTGATCGGCGACGCGGCCCACGCGATGACCCCCGACCTGGGGCGGGGCGCCGGGGAGGCGCTGGTCGACGCGGTGACGCTCGGGCGGTGCCTGATCGGCGGATCCTCGATCGCCGCCGGCCTGGCCGAGTACGAGAACCTGCGCCGCCGGCCGACCCAGCGGTTGGCCCGGCTCTCGCACCGGGTCGGCCGGGTCGCCCAGGCCCGCCGGTTCACCCCGGTACGCGACGCCGCGGTCCGCCTCGCCCTCTCCTTCGGCCCGCCCGCCTGA
- a CDS encoding TetR/AcrR family transcriptional regulator has product MSSRQDQLTDAAIRVLGGQGLRQLTHRAVDAEAGLPAGSASNHFRTRDALLTGVVARLAALDRADWQGMTGAVHPSDLDELARLLADFVRTAVGAGRLRTVARLALCLDAAVRPQLQADLGQGNAELVRWGAPWLRAVGSPDPERHCRLMLDHMDGVIMHQLAFPDPDFDPTPGLRLLLGAIAPPAVTHT; this is encoded by the coding sequence ATGTCGTCCCGGCAGGACCAACTCACCGACGCAGCCATCCGGGTACTCGGCGGACAGGGGCTGCGCCAGCTCACCCACCGGGCCGTCGACGCCGAGGCCGGGCTGCCCGCCGGTTCCGCGTCCAACCACTTTCGTACGCGCGACGCGCTGCTCACCGGCGTGGTCGCCCGACTGGCCGCCCTGGACCGGGCGGACTGGCAGGGGATGACCGGGGCGGTCCACCCCTCCGACCTCGACGAGCTGGCCCGGTTGCTCGCCGACTTCGTCCGGACGGCGGTCGGTGCGGGGCGGCTGCGTACCGTCGCCCGCCTCGCCCTCTGCCTGGACGCCGCGGTCCGCCCGCAGTTGCAGGCCGACCTCGGACAGGGCAACGCGGAGCTGGTCCGGTGGGGGGCGCCCTGGCTGCGCGCGGTCGGCTCACCGGACCCGGAACGGCACTGCCGGCTCATGCTGGACCACATGGACGGCGTGATCATGCACCAGCTCGCCTTCCCCGACCCGGACTTCGACCCCACCCCCGGCCTGCGTCTCCTGCTCGGCGCGATCGCGCCCCCCGCCGTCACGCACACCTGA
- a CDS encoding coiled-coil domain-containing protein, which produces MAPVRPRYPRAVRTAIAITLTLLASAFTPAAALAAPAPSRTAVLAAAPGGTDDEGGSDSLREQLDVAAKGYLDAQAALDNSTKRQQQLAAHLGTLEAELVTRTQTVGELAGMAYRTGRLGPLTALLNSNSPDGFLDRAASLGTVAANEDRQLRNLIEVRDQEARAKAAIDNEIREQRKQLDIMAKRKQQAERALAAAGSGGSSPGVTGTTTAATAKPAPRNSDGSWPKESCSVNDPTTTGCITPRTLNAMNQAKAAGFTRFVSCHRTGGSGEHPKGRACDFAAEKGGFGGVATGGDKTYGDNLAAYFVKNASRLGVLYVIWFKQIWLPGSGWKAYNGGGDPSSNHTNHVHLSVN; this is translated from the coding sequence TTGGCGCCCGTACGACCCCGCTATCCGCGCGCGGTCCGAACCGCGATCGCGATCACCCTCACCCTGCTGGCCAGCGCCTTCACCCCCGCCGCCGCGCTGGCCGCACCCGCACCGTCGCGCACCGCCGTACTCGCCGCCGCACCCGGCGGCACCGACGACGAGGGCGGCAGCGACAGCCTCCGGGAGCAGCTCGACGTCGCGGCCAAGGGCTATCTCGACGCCCAGGCGGCACTGGACAACTCCACCAAGCGACAGCAGCAGCTCGCCGCACACCTGGGGACACTGGAGGCCGAGCTGGTCACCCGTACCCAGACGGTCGGCGAACTGGCCGGCATGGCGTACCGCACCGGCCGGCTGGGACCCCTCACCGCGCTGCTCAACAGCAACTCCCCGGACGGTTTCCTGGACCGCGCCGCATCCCTGGGCACGGTCGCCGCCAACGAGGACCGCCAGCTCCGGAACCTGATCGAGGTACGCGACCAGGAGGCTCGGGCCAAGGCGGCGATCGACAACGAGATCCGGGAACAGCGCAAGCAGCTCGACATCATGGCCAAGCGCAAGCAGCAGGCCGAACGGGCACTGGCCGCCGCCGGCAGCGGCGGGTCCAGCCCCGGGGTCACCGGCACCACCACCGCCGCCACGGCCAAGCCCGCACCCCGCAACTCGGACGGCTCGTGGCCGAAGGAGTCGTGCAGCGTCAACGACCCGACCACCACCGGCTGCATCACCCCGCGCACCCTGAACGCCATGAACCAGGCCAAGGCGGCGGGCTTCACCCGCTTCGTCTCCTGCCACCGCACCGGCGGCTCGGGTGAACACCCGAAGGGCCGGGCCTGCGACTTCGCGGCGGAGAAGGGCGGCTTCGGCGGGGTCGCCACCGGCGGCGACAAGACGTACGGCGACAACCTCGCCGCGTACTTCGTCAAGAACGCCAGCCGCCTCGGTGTGCTCTACGTGATCTGGTTCAAGCAGATCTGGCTACCCGGCAGCGGCTGGAAGGCCTACAACGGCGGCGGCGACCCCTCCAGCAACCACACCAACCACGTCCACCTCTCCGTGAACTAA
- a CDS encoding cation diffusion facilitator family transporter, whose product MGAGHDHGAQSMRAAERHRGRLWSAFGLLVVFMIVEAIAALATGSLALLSDAGHMFTDVLGIGMALAAMTATRRATDDPQRTFGLYRLEVLAALANAVLLFGVAIYVLVEAARRFGQDHPPSVLAGPMLVVAILGLLANLVAFALLRAGARESINLRGAYLEALGDTLGSAGVIVAALVIANTGWWWADPVVAVAIGLFILPRTWRLARAAVRILVQAAPEHLDVPTVAARLCAVPGVANVHDLHVWTLTSGMEVASAHLTLSAGAEVGAVLAAARGALHDDFDINHATLQVEPGSATENCGPADW is encoded by the coding sequence GTGGGAGCGGGTCATGACCACGGCGCGCAGTCGATGCGCGCCGCCGAGCGACACCGGGGACGGCTCTGGTCCGCCTTCGGGCTGCTCGTCGTGTTCATGATCGTCGAGGCGATCGCCGCCCTGGCCACCGGCTCGCTGGCCCTGCTCTCCGACGCCGGGCACATGTTCACCGACGTACTCGGGATCGGCATGGCGCTGGCCGCGATGACCGCGACCCGGCGCGCGACCGACGACCCGCAGCGAACCTTCGGCCTCTACCGGCTGGAGGTCCTCGCGGCGCTCGCCAACGCGGTGCTCCTCTTCGGTGTCGCGATCTACGTGCTGGTCGAGGCGGCCCGCCGGTTCGGCCAGGACCACCCCCCGAGCGTGCTGGCCGGGCCGATGCTGGTGGTCGCCATCCTCGGTCTGCTGGCCAACCTGGTGGCCTTCGCGCTGCTGCGCGCCGGGGCACGGGAGAGCATCAACCTGCGCGGGGCCTATCTGGAGGCGCTCGGCGACACGCTCGGCTCGGCCGGGGTCATCGTCGCGGCGCTGGTGATCGCGAACACCGGTTGGTGGTGGGCCGACCCGGTGGTCGCGGTCGCGATCGGCCTGTTCATCCTGCCCCGGACGTGGCGACTGGCCCGAGCCGCGGTCCGGATCCTGGTGCAGGCCGCGCCGGAGCACCTCGACGTACCCACCGTGGCGGCCCGGCTCTGTGCCGTACCGGGTGTCGCCAACGTGCACGACCTGCACGTCTGGACGCTCACCTCGGGCATGGAGGTCGCCTCGGCGCACCTGACCCTGTCGGCCGGCGCCGAGGTGGGCGCGGTGCTGGCCGCCGCCCGCGGTGCGCTGCACGACGACTTCGACATCAACCACGCCACCCTCCAGGTCGAGCCCGGCAGCGCGACCGAGAACTGCGGCCCCGCCGACTGGTGA
- a CDS encoding ABC transporter permease, with the protein MTEHWAGDGTLADDGTLVGVSWPLLRLAVAGLRAHAVRLLLTAFAVVVGVSFLAGTLVYGDTARAAFYDDLARSARNVDVVVEPAETLVSDETVARIRAVDGVAEVDGRVIAWLGLLDRDGRLLTQQGHVGYGLSLPGTASLAPYDVAAGRLPSAAGEVAVDKTTVAGTGFTLGAPVTLLDQAGTPHRLTLVGVLDLGVNRLFGGSPVAALAEPDLTRLTGTQRYAQVVIRAEPGVDPQTLADRVARVTDDPRLAVLTGDQLRHQLAEQAGKYVDGFLAVLIGFGLVSLTVSAFVIYNTFAILAAQRVRELSLLRCVGASRRQVGTAVLLEALALGLLASLGGLAMSLLVGYGLIWGRELVATDIPLHAPVVRWPTVAVAIGFGTLVAVLAALVPALGAGRVPPLAALHGSATAELRGSTGRRGRVRVLVAAGLAGAGLLAIVVGVPLAFPGLPLVLGGGMIVFLGAVVAAPLLVPRAVGVLGWLPGRLFGPVARLAVVNARRNPRRAAATTMALTVGVALMSMFAVLLETARDQTGRELTENFPVDFVLDRARVDGTPGVTRGPLPADLAGVLRADPAFATVAEVRLAPAPADPQVRVWSVPPEQLRGPIRPEVTDGDLADLRPGTVALDRRVAQARNIGLGDRFPLGLPTTPNDTGSADPAGSLIVVALYDDAPTSGAALVEWGQFTAAYGAGAANQLLIDLAPGVGTAAGRQALDGLLRAYPVVRLSSAADQADALSASLDELLGIFAALLGMSVLIALFGISNTLSLSVFERTRESATLRALGLSRRQLGRLLLAEAALIALVGALAGIALGVGVGWTAALGLISSYGHGLPVVPVGQLALCTGLACGAAVLAGVLPARRASRAPIVAAMANEG; encoded by the coding sequence GTGACGGAGCATTGGGCCGGTGACGGAACATTGGCCGATGACGGGACGCTGGTCGGGGTGAGCTGGCCGCTGCTGCGCCTGGCCGTGGCCGGGCTGCGGGCCCATGCCGTACGGCTGCTGTTGACCGCCTTCGCGGTGGTGGTCGGGGTCAGTTTCCTGGCCGGCACGCTGGTCTACGGCGACACCGCGCGGGCCGCCTTCTACGACGACCTGGCCCGCTCGGCCCGGAACGTGGATGTGGTGGTGGAACCCGCCGAGACGTTGGTGTCGGACGAGACGGTGGCCCGGATCCGGGCGGTCGACGGGGTGGCCGAGGTGGACGGTCGGGTGATCGCCTGGCTGGGCCTGCTCGACCGGGACGGCCGGCTGCTGACCCAGCAGGGCCACGTCGGTTATGGACTCTCCCTGCCGGGTACGGCGTCGCTCGCCCCGTACGACGTGGCGGCGGGGCGGCTGCCCTCGGCGGCCGGTGAGGTCGCGGTGGACAAGACCACGGTGGCCGGCACCGGTTTCACGCTCGGCGCCCCGGTGACCCTGCTCGACCAGGCCGGTACGCCGCACCGGCTGACCCTGGTCGGGGTGCTGGACCTCGGGGTGAACCGCCTCTTCGGCGGCTCCCCGGTGGCGGCCCTGGCCGAACCCGACCTGACCCGGTTGACCGGCACCCAGCGGTACGCCCAGGTGGTGATCCGGGCCGAGCCGGGTGTCGACCCGCAGACGCTGGCCGACCGGGTGGCGCGGGTGACCGACGATCCACGGTTGGCGGTGCTCACCGGCGACCAGCTCCGGCACCAGCTCGCCGAACAGGCCGGCAAGTACGTCGACGGTTTCCTGGCGGTGCTGATCGGGTTCGGGCTGGTCTCGCTGACCGTGTCGGCGTTTGTCATCTACAACACCTTCGCCATCCTGGCCGCCCAGCGGGTACGCGAACTGAGCCTGCTGCGCTGCGTCGGCGCCTCCCGCCGGCAGGTCGGGACCGCGGTCCTGCTGGAGGCGCTGGCGCTGGGTCTGCTGGCGTCGCTGGGCGGGCTGGCGATGAGCCTCCTGGTCGGGTACGGGCTGATCTGGGGGCGGGAGCTGGTCGCCACCGACATCCCGCTGCACGCGCCGGTGGTGCGGTGGCCGACGGTGGCGGTGGCAATCGGCTTCGGCACGTTGGTGGCGGTGCTGGCGGCGCTCGTACCGGCGCTGGGCGCGGGGCGGGTGCCGCCGCTGGCCGCGCTGCACGGGAGCGCCACCGCCGAGTTGCGTGGTTCGACCGGTCGACGCGGACGGGTCCGGGTTCTGGTCGCCGCCGGGCTGGCCGGGGCGGGCCTGCTGGCGATCGTGGTCGGGGTGCCGCTGGCCTTTCCGGGGCTGCCGCTGGTGCTCGGCGGCGGCATGATCGTCTTCCTCGGGGCGGTGGTGGCGGCTCCGCTGCTGGTGCCGCGCGCGGTGGGCGTACTGGGATGGCTGCCGGGGCGGCTGTTCGGACCGGTCGCCCGGCTGGCCGTGGTGAACGCGCGGCGCAACCCGCGCCGGGCCGCCGCGACCACCATGGCGCTGACCGTGGGGGTGGCGCTGATGTCGATGTTCGCGGTGCTGCTGGAGACCGCCCGGGACCAGACCGGTCGGGAGCTGACCGAGAACTTCCCGGTGGACTTCGTGCTCGACCGGGCACGGGTCGACGGCACACCGGGGGTGACCCGCGGTCCGCTGCCGGCGGACCTGGCCGGCGTACTCCGGGCCGATCCGGCGTTCGCGACGGTGGCCGAGGTGCGGTTGGCGCCCGCACCGGCGGACCCGCAGGTACGGGTCTGGTCGGTGCCGCCGGAGCAGTTGCGCGGGCCGATCCGGCCGGAGGTGACCGACGGTGACCTGGCCGACCTGCGGCCCGGCACGGTGGCATTGGACCGCCGGGTGGCCCAGGCCCGCAACATCGGCCTGGGTGACCGGTTCCCGCTCGGCCTTCCCACCACCCCGAACGACACCGGCAGCGCGGACCCGGCGGGCTCGCTGATCGTGGTCGCGCTCTACGACGACGCGCCGACGAGTGGGGCGGCGCTGGTCGAGTGGGGCCAGTTCACCGCCGCGTACGGGGCCGGTGCGGCGAACCAGCTGCTGATCGACCTGGCCCCCGGCGTCGGTACGGCAGCCGGCCGGCAGGCGCTGGACGGGCTGCTGCGGGCGTACCCGGTGGTGCGGTTGAGCAGCGCGGCCGACCAGGCGGACGCGTTGTCGGCCTCGCTGGACGAGTTGCTCGGCATCTTCGCCGCCCTGCTCGGCATGTCGGTGCTGATCGCGCTGTTCGGCATCAGCAACACGCTCTCCCTGTCGGTCTTCGAACGGACCCGGGAGTCGGCGACCCTCCGGGCGCTGGGGCTGTCCCGGCGGCAACTCGGACGCCTGCTGCTCGCCGAGGCGGCGCTGATCGCGCTGGTCGGCGCGCTGGCCGGGATCGCCCTGGGGGTGGGGGTCGGCTGGACCGCGGCACTCGGGCTGATCAGCAGCTACGGGCACGGGCTGCCGGTCGTACCGGTGGGGCAGCTCGCCCTCTGCACGGGCCTGGCCTGCGGCGCGGCGGTGCTGGCCGGCGTGCTGCCGGCCCGCCGGGCGAGCCGGGCACCGATCGTGGCGGCCATGGCGAACGAGGGCTGA